From Epinephelus lanceolatus isolate andai-2023 chromosome 12, ASM4190304v1, whole genome shotgun sequence, the proteins below share one genomic window:
- the LOC117272154 gene encoding sodium- and chloride-dependent GABA transporter 3-like isoform X2 — protein MHSCGVWDTFVPTKDNAISQYTQEGFITCWGKLCLLAQGAFLVPYGLLAVVCGIPLFLLETAIGQYTQEGFITCWSKLCPLAQGIGYGFFMMKLYDFCYILVQVWALFYLAFSFRAQLPWATCENTWNTANCLGLDTFNSSYVTANQTNTTSAATEFWERRMLGMSGGIEELGSVRWELALCLLASWVLCYFSIWKGVKSSGKVAYFTATFPYVMLLVLLIRGLTLPGAWEGIYFYLYPDLNHLTNLEVWIEAGSQIFFSYSLTIGTLNVLGSYNPYHNNCYKDCFWLCLLNSGTSFVAGFVVFSVLGFMAQKQGVTVETVAESGPGLAFIAYPQATAMMPLPQFWSVCFFLMLILLSVDTHFVTVESVITTVSDMFPKLLRAPVKHEIFVLLFCSSFFLIHLTLVTEGGIYVFQLIDYYGCTRACQDFMAICQCLAMGWIFGADRFFNIIEDMAGQRPNVFFKYCWKYMIPLLSLSSFILYLVDFKHLKINDWYIYPDWAYALGWTMTLSSVLMVPLWAAGQMCLTAGTFRQRLSILCHPAEAVACGMQGEKEEADELQTSAVTA, from the exons ATGCATAGCTGTGGTGTGTGGGATACCTTTGTTCCTACTAAAGACAATGCAATCAGTCAGTACACCCAGGAAGGATTCATCACCTGCTGGGGGAAACTGTGTCTACTTGCACAAG GTGCCTTTCTGGTGCCATATGGTCTGTTAGCTGTGGTGTGTGGGATACCTCTGTTCCTACTGGAGACTGCAATCGGTCAGTACACCCAGGAAGGATTCATCACCTGCTGGAGTAAATTGTGTCCACTGGCACAAG GAATTGGATATGGATTTTTCATGATGAAACTTTACGACTTTTGCTACATTTTAGTCCAAGTCTGGGCTCTTTTCTACCTGGCATTCTCATTTAGAGCCCAGCTCCCCTGGGCCACCTGTGAGAACACCTGGAATACAG CGAACTGCCTTGGTCTTGACACTTTTAATTCATCTTATGTGACTGCAAATCAGACCAACACCACCTCTGCTGCAACTGAGTTCTGGGA ACGGCGGATGCTAGGCATGTCTGGAGGCATTGAGGAGCTGGGCAGTGTGAGATGGGAGCTGGCTTTGTGTCTACTGGCCAGCTGGGTGCTGTGCTACTTTAGTATTTGGAAAGGTGTCAAATCATCTGGAAAG GTAGCATATTTTACAGCTACGTTCCCCTATGTGATGCTCTTGGTCCTACTCATTAGGGGCCTGACTCTACCTGGAGCTTGGGAAGGGATCTACTTTTACCTGTATCCAGATTTGAACCACTTGACTAACCTTGAG GTGTGGATAGAGGCAGGATCTCAAATATTCTTCTCCTATAGCTTGACTATAGGGACTCTGAATGTTCTGGGCAGCTATAACCCGTACCACAACAACTGTTACAA GGACTGCTTTTGGCTCTGTTTGCTGAACAGTGGAACCAGTTTTGTTGCTGGATTTGTCGTCTTCTCTGTGCTTGGATTCATGGCTCAGAAACAGGGTGTTACTGTCGAAACTGTAGCTGAGTCAG GTCCAGGTTTGGCCTTCATTGCTTACCCTCAGGCAACAGCTATGATGCCGTTGCCACAGTTCTGGTCCGTTTGCTTCTTCCTGATGCTCATTCTGCTGAGTGTCGACACACAT TTTGTGACAGTAGAGAGTGTTATCACTACTGTGAGCGACATGTTTCCGAAGCTGTTACGTGCACCAGTGAAACATGAGATCTTTGTCCTCCTCTTCTGTTCATCTTTCTTCCTCATACATCTGACCTTGGTGACTGAG GGAGGAATTTACGTATTCCAGCTTATTGATTATTATGGTTGTACCAGAGCCTGTCAGGATTTTATGGCTATATGTCAATGCCTGGCAATGGGATGGATTTTTG GTGCTGACCGCTTTTTTAACATCATTGAGGACATGGCAGGACAGagaccaaatgttttttttaaatactgctGGAAATATATGATTCCTCTGCTGTCACTG AGTTCCTTTATCCTGTACCTGGTTGATTTCAAACACCTCAAGATCAATGACTGGTACATCTACCCTGACTGGGCATACGCCTTGGGATGGACCATGACACTCTCCTCTGTTCTCATGGTGCCACTGTGGGCAGCTGGACAGATGTGTTTAACTGCAGGAACCTTCAGACAG CGTTTGTCCATCCTCTGTCATCCTGCTGAGGCTGTAGCCTGTGGGATGcaaggagaaaaggaggaggcagATGAACTACAGACGTCTGCAGTAACAGCTTAA
- the LOC117272154 gene encoding sodium- and chloride-dependent GABA transporter 3-like isoform X1, producing MKKERRNRGNQKRAEDRGQWASKTEYILVVAGNVVGLGNVWRFPYLCYKNGGGAFLVPYGLLAVVCGIPLFLLETAIGQYTQEGFITCWSKLCPLAQGIGYGFFMMKLYDFCYILVQVWALFYLAFSFRAQLPWATCENTWNTANCLGLDTFNSSYVTANQTNTTSAATEFWERRMLGMSGGIEELGSVRWELALCLLASWVLCYFSIWKGVKSSGKVAYFTATFPYVMLLVLLIRGLTLPGAWEGIYFYLYPDLNHLTNLEVWIEAGSQIFFSYSLTIGTLNVLGSYNPYHNNCYKDCFWLCLLNSGTSFVAGFVVFSVLGFMAQKQGVTVETVAESGPGLAFIAYPQATAMMPLPQFWSVCFFLMLILLSVDTHFVTVESVITTVSDMFPKLLRAPVKHEIFVLLFCSSFFLIHLTLVTEGGIYVFQLIDYYGCTRACQDFMAICQCLAMGWIFGADRFFNIIEDMAGQRPNVFFKYCWKYMIPLLSLSSFILYLVDFKHLKINDWYIYPDWAYALGWTMTLSSVLMVPLWAAGQMCLTAGTFRQRLSILCHPAEAVACGMQGEKEEADELQTSAVTA from the exons atgaagaaagaaagaagaaacagaGGAAATCAGAAGAGGGCTGAAGACAGAGGACAGTGGGCCAGTAAAACAGAGTATATTCTGGTTGTTGCAGGAAATGTGGTCGGCCTGGGCAACGTGTGGAGATTCCCTTACCTCTGTTACAAGAATGGTGGAG GTGCCTTTCTGGTGCCATATGGTCTGTTAGCTGTGGTGTGTGGGATACCTCTGTTCCTACTGGAGACTGCAATCGGTCAGTACACCCAGGAAGGATTCATCACCTGCTGGAGTAAATTGTGTCCACTGGCACAAG GAATTGGATATGGATTTTTCATGATGAAACTTTACGACTTTTGCTACATTTTAGTCCAAGTCTGGGCTCTTTTCTACCTGGCATTCTCATTTAGAGCCCAGCTCCCCTGGGCCACCTGTGAGAACACCTGGAATACAG CGAACTGCCTTGGTCTTGACACTTTTAATTCATCTTATGTGACTGCAAATCAGACCAACACCACCTCTGCTGCAACTGAGTTCTGGGA ACGGCGGATGCTAGGCATGTCTGGAGGCATTGAGGAGCTGGGCAGTGTGAGATGGGAGCTGGCTTTGTGTCTACTGGCCAGCTGGGTGCTGTGCTACTTTAGTATTTGGAAAGGTGTCAAATCATCTGGAAAG GTAGCATATTTTACAGCTACGTTCCCCTATGTGATGCTCTTGGTCCTACTCATTAGGGGCCTGACTCTACCTGGAGCTTGGGAAGGGATCTACTTTTACCTGTATCCAGATTTGAACCACTTGACTAACCTTGAG GTGTGGATAGAGGCAGGATCTCAAATATTCTTCTCCTATAGCTTGACTATAGGGACTCTGAATGTTCTGGGCAGCTATAACCCGTACCACAACAACTGTTACAA GGACTGCTTTTGGCTCTGTTTGCTGAACAGTGGAACCAGTTTTGTTGCTGGATTTGTCGTCTTCTCTGTGCTTGGATTCATGGCTCAGAAACAGGGTGTTACTGTCGAAACTGTAGCTGAGTCAG GTCCAGGTTTGGCCTTCATTGCTTACCCTCAGGCAACAGCTATGATGCCGTTGCCACAGTTCTGGTCCGTTTGCTTCTTCCTGATGCTCATTCTGCTGAGTGTCGACACACAT TTTGTGACAGTAGAGAGTGTTATCACTACTGTGAGCGACATGTTTCCGAAGCTGTTACGTGCACCAGTGAAACATGAGATCTTTGTCCTCCTCTTCTGTTCATCTTTCTTCCTCATACATCTGACCTTGGTGACTGAG GGAGGAATTTACGTATTCCAGCTTATTGATTATTATGGTTGTACCAGAGCCTGTCAGGATTTTATGGCTATATGTCAATGCCTGGCAATGGGATGGATTTTTG GTGCTGACCGCTTTTTTAACATCATTGAGGACATGGCAGGACAGagaccaaatgttttttttaaatactgctGGAAATATATGATTCCTCTGCTGTCACTG AGTTCCTTTATCCTGTACCTGGTTGATTTCAAACACCTCAAGATCAATGACTGGTACATCTACCCTGACTGGGCATACGCCTTGGGATGGACCATGACACTCTCCTCTGTTCTCATGGTGCCACTGTGGGCAGCTGGACAGATGTGTTTAACTGCAGGAACCTTCAGACAG CGTTTGTCCATCCTCTGTCATCCTGCTGAGGCTGTAGCCTGTGGGATGcaaggagaaaaggaggaggcagATGAACTACAGACGTCTGCAGTAACAGCTTAA